A portion of the Zootoca vivipara chromosome 6, rZooViv1.1, whole genome shotgun sequence genome contains these proteins:
- the RPS15 gene encoding small ribosomal subunit protein uS19 gives MAEVEQKKKRTFRKFTYRGVDLDQLLDMSYEQLMQLYSARQRRRLNRGLRRKQHSLLKRLRKAKKEALPMEKPEVVKTHLRDMIILPEMVGSMVGVYNGKTFNQVEIKPEMIGHYLGEFSITYKPVKHGRPGIGATHSSRFIPLK, from the exons ATG GCGGAAgtggagcagaagaagaagcGTACTTTCCGGAAGTTCACCTATCGCGGTGTTGACCTGGACCAGCTCCTCGACATGTCCTA CGAGCAGCTGATGCAGCTGTACAGCGCCCGCCAGCGCCGGCGGCTCAACCGCGGCCTGCGCCGCAAGCAGCACTCCCTCCTCAAGCGGCTTCGCAAGGCCAAGAAAGAGGCCCTGCCCATGGAGAAACCAGAGGTGGTCAAGACCCACCTGCGAGACATGATTATCCTCCCGGAAATGGTGGGCAGCATGGTTGGCGTGTACAATGGGAAGACCTTCAACCAGGTAGAAATCAAG CCTGAAATGATTGGCCACTATTTGGGAGAATTCTCCATCACTTACAAGCCCGTTAAGCACGGCCGACCTGGAATCGGGGCCACCCACTCTTCTCGGTTCATTCCTCTGAAGTAA
- the LOC118086013 gene encoding gap junction beta-1 protein-like, which translates to METEVFLTLLSGTSGHVPRLCRAGLALLAAVRLGSLALGARTLWRDEAGDLRCDTGARGCLLACFDAAFPVSPFNLFLLQMASLLTHGTACSCVFCPPSCQGKSSWRPGPGHGKRWLQQLNWLSLLAKAALEGIFLVAFHGLYARYPSQLHCPPSTSCPDGVLCTIQQANWKDAFNLFVAGASWASVALCLPGLYTAASETFHCALGPGKSQLERPLLIPDI; encoded by the coding sequence ATGGAGACAGAAGTGTTTCTGACCCTCCTGAGTGGCACCAGCGGGCACGTGCCCAGGCTGTGCCGAGCCGGCCTGGCCCTCCTTGCTGCGGTCCGGCTCGGATCCCTGGCCCTGGGTGCGAGAACCCTTTGGCGGGACGAGGCAGGGGACCTGCGCTGCGACACCGGCGCCCGGGGCTGCCTCTTGGCCTGCTTTGACGCCGCCTTCCCGGTCTCCCCCTTCAACCTCTTCCTGCTGCAGATGGCCAGCCTCTTGACCCACGGCACGGCCTGCTCCTGCGTTTTCTGCCCGCCCAGCTGCCAGGGGAAGAGCAGCTGGAGGCCGGGCCCAGGACATGGCAAGAGGTGGCTGCAACAGTTGAATTGGCTCAGCCTCCTGGCCAAGGCGGCCCTGGAAGGGATCTTCCTGGTGGCTTTCCATGGACTCTACGCTCGCTACCCGTCACAACTCCACTGCCCTCCATCCACCTCCTGTCCTGACGGTGTTCTGTGCACCATCCAGCAAGCGAACTGGAAAGATGCATTCAACCTCTTCGTAGCTGGGGCTTCCTGGGCCTCCGTTGCACTGTGCCTCCCCGGGTTGTACACAGCGGCATCCGAAACCTTTCACTGTGCACTGGGCCCAGGGAAGAGTCAACTGGAACGGCCCCTCCTCATCCCAGATATTTGA